The Delphinus delphis chromosome 7, mDelDel1.2, whole genome shotgun sequence genome includes a window with the following:
- the C1QL2 gene encoding complement C1q-like protein 2 isoform X1 — protein sequence MALGLLIAVPLLLQAASPGAAHYEMMGTCRMICDPYSAAPGGGPAGAKAPPPGPSTTALEVMQDLSVNPPPPFIQGPKGDPGRPGKPGPRGPPGEPGPPGPRGPPGEKGDSGRPGLPGLQLTAGAAGGVGVVGGGTGGGGDSEGEVTGALNAAFSGPKIAFYVGLKSPHEGYEVLRFDDVVTNLGNHYDPTTGKFSCQVRGIYFFTYHILMRGGDGTSMWADLCKNGQVRASAIAQDADQNYDYASNSVVLHLDSGDEVYVKLDGGKAHGGNNNKYSTFSGFLLYPD from the exons ATGGCTCTGGGGCTGCTTATCGCCGTGCCGTTGCTGCTGCAGGCGGCGTCCCCCGGGGCGGCGCACTACGAGATGATGGGCACCTGCCGCATGATCTGCGACCCGTACAGCGCGGCACCCGGCGGGGGCCCCGCGGGCGCCAAGGCTCCACCGCCCGGACCCAGCACTACCGCCCTGGAAGTCATGCAGGACCTGAGCGTCAACCCTCCGCCCCCTTTCATCCAGGGACCCAAGGGCGACCCGGGGCGACCCGGCAAGCCGGGGCCGCGGGGACCCCCGGGAGAGCCGGGCCCACCTGGACCCAGGGGTCCCCCGGGGGAGAAGGGCGACTCGGGGCGGCCCGGGCTGCCTGGGCTGCAGCTGACGGCGGGCGCGGCAGGCGGTGTCGGGGTGGTGGGTGGCGGAACCGGGGGCGGCGGCGACTCTGAGGGCGAAGTGACCGGCGCGCTGAACGCCGCCTTCAGCGGTCCCAAGATCGCCTTCTATGTGGGTCTGAAGAGTCCCCATGAGGGCTACGAGGTGCTCAGATTCGACGACGTGGTCACCAATCTCGGCAATCACTACGACCCCACTACTGGCAAGTTCAGCTGCCAGGTGCGGGGCATCTACTTCTTCACCTACCACATCCTCATGCGCGGCGGCGACGGCACTAGCATGTGGGCGGACCTCTGCAAGAACGGGCAG GTCCGGGCCAGCGCCATCGCACAGGACGCCGACCAGAACTACGACTATGCCAGTAACAGCGTGGTGCTGCACCTTGATTCAGGGGACGAGGTGTACGTGAAGCTGGACGGAGGGAAGGCTCATGGAGGCAACAACAACAAGTACAGCACGTTCTCGGGCTTTCTTCTGTACCCGGATTAG
- the C1QL2 gene encoding complement C1q-like protein 2 isoform X2 — MALGLLIAVPLLLQAASPGAAHYEMMGTCRMICDPYSAAPGGGPAGAKAPPPGPSTTALEVMQDLSVNPPPPFIQGPKGDPGRPGKPGPRGPPGEPGPPGPRGPPGEKGDSGRPGLPGLQLTAGAAGGVGVVVTGALNAAFSGPKIAFYVGLKSPHEGYEVLRFDDVVTNLGNHYDPTTGKFSCQVRGIYFFTYHILMRGGDGTSMWADLCKNGQVRASAIAQDADQNYDYASNSVVLHLDSGDEVYVKLDGGKAHGGNNNKYSTFSGFLLYPD, encoded by the exons ATGGCTCTGGGGCTGCTTATCGCCGTGCCGTTGCTGCTGCAGGCGGCGTCCCCCGGGGCGGCGCACTACGAGATGATGGGCACCTGCCGCATGATCTGCGACCCGTACAGCGCGGCACCCGGCGGGGGCCCCGCGGGCGCCAAGGCTCCACCGCCCGGACCCAGCACTACCGCCCTGGAAGTCATGCAGGACCTGAGCGTCAACCCTCCGCCCCCTTTCATCCAGGGACCCAAGGGCGACCCGGGGCGACCCGGCAAGCCGGGGCCGCGGGGACCCCCGGGAGAGCCGGGCCCACCTGGACCCAGGGGTCCCCCGGGGGAGAAGGGCGACTCGGGGCGGCCCGGGCTGCCTGGGCTGCAGCTGACGGCGGGCGCGGCAGGCGGTGTCGGGGTGGTGG TGACCGGCGCGCTGAACGCCGCCTTCAGCGGTCCCAAGATCGCCTTCTATGTGGGTCTGAAGAGTCCCCATGAGGGCTACGAGGTGCTCAGATTCGACGACGTGGTCACCAATCTCGGCAATCACTACGACCCCACTACTGGCAAGTTCAGCTGCCAGGTGCGGGGCATCTACTTCTTCACCTACCACATCCTCATGCGCGGCGGCGACGGCACTAGCATGTGGGCGGACCTCTGCAAGAACGGGCAG GTCCGGGCCAGCGCCATCGCACAGGACGCCGACCAGAACTACGACTATGCCAGTAACAGCGTGGTGCTGCACCTTGATTCAGGGGACGAGGTGTACGTGAAGCTGGACGGAGGGAAGGCTCATGGAGGCAACAACAACAAGTACAGCACGTTCTCGGGCTTTCTTCTGTACCCGGATTAG